The following proteins come from a genomic window of Streptomyces sp. Sge12:
- a CDS encoding STAS domain-containing protein: MHIRGDHAELAVGGRLDVRSAADARTALHTALDDGQGDLVLDLTGLDSWDATGLGVIMGAHRRAGRTGRRLVLRGVPPQMQRLLVATRLHRILAIEGGLEAESLPRV, encoded by the coding sequence ATGCACATCAGGGGCGACCACGCCGAACTCGCTGTCGGGGGCCGCCTCGACGTGCGCAGCGCGGCGGACGCCCGTACGGCCCTCCACACCGCCCTCGACGACGGCCAGGGCGATCTCGTGCTCGACCTCACCGGGCTCGACTCCTGGGACGCGACCGGCCTCGGCGTGATCATGGGTGCGCACCGCCGGGCCGGCCGGACCGGCCGGCGCCTGGTCCTGCGCGGCGTGCCGCCGCAGATGCAGCGGCTCCTCGTGGCGACCCGGCTGCACCGGATCCTCGCGATCGAGGGCGGGCTCGAAGCCGAGTCCCTGCCCCGCGTCTGA
- a CDS encoding 3-hydroxyacyl-CoA dehydrogenase family protein, with protein sequence MAGKLAVIGAGLMGSGIAQVSAQAGWDVVLRDVTDAALTRGTDGIKASYDKFVSKGKLTAEDAEAALARITTTTDLDAASDVDIVVEAAFEKIEIKHEIFRALDKIVREDTILASNTSAIPITKIAAVTERPERVVGAHFFSPVPMMQLCELVRGYKTSDETLATTRAFAESVGKTCIVVNRDVAGFVTTRLISALVVEAAKLYESGVASAEDIDIACKLGFGHAMGPLATADLTGVDILLHATSNIYTESQDEKFAPPELMRRMVDAGDIGRKSGQGFYKH encoded by the coding sequence GTGGCTGGGAAGCTCGCCGTCATCGGTGCCGGACTCATGGGTTCCGGCATCGCGCAGGTCTCCGCTCAGGCGGGTTGGGACGTCGTACTCCGCGATGTCACCGATGCCGCGCTGACGCGTGGCACGGACGGAATCAAGGCCTCCTACGACAAGTTCGTCTCCAAGGGCAAGCTGACGGCCGAGGACGCCGAGGCGGCGCTCGCGCGCATCACCACCACCACGGACCTCGACGCGGCCTCCGACGTCGACATCGTGGTGGAGGCCGCCTTCGAGAAGATCGAGATCAAGCACGAGATCTTCCGCGCCCTGGACAAGATCGTCCGTGAGGACACGATCCTCGCCTCCAACACCTCCGCCATCCCGATCACCAAGATCGCGGCCGTGACGGAGCGTCCGGAGCGGGTCGTCGGCGCGCACTTCTTCTCGCCCGTCCCGATGATGCAGCTGTGCGAGCTCGTGCGCGGCTACAAGACGAGCGACGAAACCCTCGCCACCACCCGGGCGTTCGCCGAGTCCGTCGGCAAGACGTGCATCGTGGTCAACCGCGACGTCGCCGGCTTCGTGACGACCCGTCTGATCTCCGCGCTGGTCGTCGAGGCCGCCAAGCTGTACGAGTCGGGCGTGGCCTCCGCCGAGGACATCGACATCGCCTGCAAGCTCGGCTTCGGGCACGCGATGGGGCCGCTGGCCACCGCCGACCTCACCGGCGTCGACATCCTGCTGCACGCCACCAGCAACATCTACACCGAGTCCCAGGACGAGAAGTTCGCCCCGCCGGAGCTGATGCGGCGGATGGTGGACGCCGGGGACATCGGCCGCAAGAGCGGCCAGGGCTTCTACAAGCACTGA
- a CDS encoding cob(I)yrinic acid a,c-diamide adenosyltransferase, with the protein MVNLTRIYTRTGDKGTTALGDMSRTAKTDLRISAYADANEANAAIGTAIALGGLSADVVKVLVRVQNDLFDVGADLCTPVAENPEYPPLRVEQFYVDKLEADCDHFLEQVEKLRSFILPGGTPGAALLHQACTVVRRAERSTWAALEVHGEVMNLLTATYLNRLSDLLFILARVANKEVGDVLWVPGGER; encoded by the coding sequence ATGGTGAACCTCACGCGCATCTACACCCGTACCGGCGACAAGGGCACGACCGCCCTGGGCGACATGAGCCGCACCGCCAAGACCGACCTGCGGATCTCCGCGTACGCCGACGCCAACGAGGCCAACGCGGCCATCGGGACGGCGATCGCGCTCGGCGGGCTGTCCGCGGACGTGGTCAAGGTCCTGGTCCGCGTGCAGAACGACCTGTTCGACGTCGGCGCCGACCTGTGCACCCCCGTGGCCGAGAACCCGGAGTATCCGCCGCTGCGCGTGGAGCAGTTCTACGTGGACAAGCTGGAGGCGGACTGCGACCACTTCCTGGAGCAGGTGGAGAAGCTGCGCAGCTTCATCCTTCCCGGCGGCACCCCGGGCGCGGCCCTGCTGCACCAGGCCTGCACGGTGGTGCGGCGCGCCGAGCGCTCGACGTGGGCGGCGCTGGAGGTGCACGGCGAGGTGATGAACCTGCTGACCGCGACCTACCTCAACCGCCTCTCCGACCTCCTGTTCATCCTGGCCCGGGTGGCCAACAAGGAGGTCGGGGACGTTCTGTGGGTACCGGGCGGCGAGCGCTGA
- a CDS encoding MerR family transcriptional regulator: MYASFIPPRRVRIGDAAAFVGTTPRAIRHYHEIGLLPEPERGSDDRRRYGYEDMVRLLWIRRTADAGIALDDIRDAFADTASAGADGDHGIAGILERLEESLVAQEAELRRQRTAVQRMRTEGSRLGLLSDFVTSRLRGLPEGSLRREDLDSLLVTERIFGPLGAALQASRFIALAVHPDLREESDRVDAAEEALDDTIAVDDPRVARVAAERHAFEKLLQAVIEDSGAAESDDALFDSWDALHPATADGGGDGAGAGRGSGGGQESLSAFAAIGKMPYDLSPARLRCMELAEELAAHEPPASATP, from the coding sequence ATGTATGCGTCCTTCATCCCTCCGCGCCGGGTCAGGATCGGTGACGCGGCGGCCTTCGTCGGCACCACACCGCGGGCGATCCGCCACTACCACGAGATCGGCCTGCTCCCCGAGCCCGAGCGGGGCAGTGACGACCGCCGCCGCTACGGCTACGAGGACATGGTCCGGCTCCTGTGGATCCGCAGGACGGCCGACGCCGGGATCGCCCTGGACGACATCCGCGACGCCTTCGCCGACACGGCTTCCGCCGGTGCCGACGGCGACCACGGCATCGCGGGCATCCTGGAACGGCTGGAGGAATCCCTGGTCGCGCAGGAAGCAGAGCTGCGGCGGCAGCGGACCGCCGTGCAGCGCATGCGCACCGAGGGCAGCAGGCTGGGCCTGCTCTCCGACTTCGTCACCAGCCGGCTCAGGGGCCTGCCCGAGGGCTCCCTGCGCCGGGAGGACCTGGACAGCCTGCTGGTCACCGAGCGGATCTTCGGGCCGCTCGGTGCGGCTCTCCAGGCCTCCCGTTTCATCGCCCTGGCCGTCCATCCGGATCTGCGGGAGGAGTCCGACCGCGTCGATGCCGCCGAGGAGGCACTGGATGACACGATCGCTGTCGATGACCCCCGCGTGGCCCGGGTGGCTGCCGAACGGCACGCCTTCGAAAAGCTGCTGCAGGCCGTCATCGAGGATTCCGGCGCGGCAGAGAGCGACGATGCGCTCTTCGACTCCTGGGACGCCTTGCACCCCGCTACCGCCGATGGGGGTGGGGACGGGGCCGGGGCCGGCCGGGGCTCCGGCGGGGGACAGGAGTCCCTGAGCGCGTTCGCGGCCATCGGAAAGATGCCCTACGACTTGTCCCCGGCCCGCCTGCGCTGCATGGAACTGGCCGAAGAGCTCGCCGCCCACGAGCCACCCGCTTCTGCGACCCCCTAG
- a CDS encoding sensor histidine kinase, translating into MYPRLGRSAEVRGPRTLLDGNVTEKSLRPHRDDVLLAVVSTAAGLAFWALGVYSSPGRDFLPAWAALVPLVLLGSMELLRRTLPQVTLAVGTAGVIADQFTVGSLATVVIFTDLMYAAVVYGKPAMARRLPVTTGLITVVVTIASLAWLRTPQALLIGVITGIVSFAPALTGATLRNHREAAEAARLRAEQTALLAEMDRSQAVAAERARMARELHDMVANHLSAIAIHSTAALSIDTAATSRDALGVIRENSVQGLAEMRRLIGLLRDAGGDREPVAVPSLDGLDALIGQARTNGSGSGLTFVLHDDRPSGEPTAAPVELAAYRIVQESLTNALKHAAPGTVTVRVARADGLLRVAVDSPYGDRPGPRAPGSGAGLIGMRERTELLGGEFTAGRSGAVWQVRATLPAEEKVVEA; encoded by the coding sequence ATGTACCCCCGCCTCGGCCGCTCCGCCGAGGTGCGGGGCCCGCGCACCCTGTTGGATGGGAACGTGACCGAGAAGAGCCTGCGCCCCCACCGTGACGACGTCCTCCTCGCGGTGGTCAGCACGGCCGCCGGCCTGGCCTTCTGGGCGCTCGGGGTCTACAGCAGCCCCGGCCGCGACTTCCTGCCGGCCTGGGCGGCCCTCGTCCCGCTGGTGCTCCTCGGCTCGATGGAGCTGCTGCGCCGGACCCTGCCGCAGGTGACCCTGGCCGTCGGCACCGCCGGGGTGATCGCCGACCAGTTCACGGTCGGCAGCCTCGCCACCGTCGTGATCTTCACGGACCTGATGTACGCCGCCGTCGTGTACGGAAAACCGGCCATGGCCCGACGGCTCCCGGTCACCACCGGCCTGATCACCGTCGTGGTCACCATCGCCTCGCTGGCCTGGCTGCGGACCCCGCAGGCCCTGCTGATCGGCGTTATCACCGGCATCGTGAGCTTCGCCCCGGCACTGACCGGCGCCACCCTGCGCAACCACCGGGAGGCCGCCGAGGCGGCCCGGCTGCGGGCGGAGCAGACCGCGCTGCTGGCCGAGATGGACCGCAGCCAGGCCGTGGCCGCCGAGCGCGCCCGGATGGCCCGGGAGCTCCACGACATGGTGGCCAACCACCTCTCCGCCATCGCCATCCACTCCACCGCCGCGCTCTCCATCGACACCGCCGCGACCAGTCGCGACGCGCTCGGGGTGATCCGCGAGAACAGCGTGCAGGGACTGGCCGAAATGCGCCGTCTGATCGGGCTGCTGCGGGATGCCGGGGGCGACCGGGAGCCGGTCGCCGTGCCCTCGCTGGACGGTCTGGACGCCTTGATCGGGCAGGCCCGGACCAATGGCTCGGGGAGCGGGCTGACCTTCGTACTCCACGACGACCGGCCGTCCGGGGAGCCCACGGCGGCCCCCGTGGAGCTGGCCGCGTACCGGATCGTCCAGGAGTCGCTGACCAATGCCCTCAAGCACGCCGCCCCGGGCACCGTCACGGTCCGGGTGGCGCGCGCCGACGGGCTGCTGCGCGTGGCGGTGGACTCCCCCTACGGGGACCGGCCCGGCCCCCGCGCCCCCGGCTCCGGGGCGGGTCTGATCGGCATGCGGGAGCGGACGGAACTGCTGGGCGGGGAGTTCACTGCGGGCCGGTCCGGCGCCGTGTGGCAGGTACGGGCGACACTGCCCGCGGAGGAGAAGGTGGTGGAGGCATGA
- a CDS encoding response regulator, which translates to MTIRVVVAEDQCAVRAGLVLILRSAGDVEVVGEAGDGEEAVRLARELRPDLVLMDVQMPRLDGVSATRQVVSEGLADVLVLTTFDLDEYVFGALRAGAAGFLLKNADAAELIAAVRTVARGEGLIAPAVTRRLIAEFAAPRPARPAPAPERAAAVASLTPREREVLSALGEGLSNAEIAVRLDMAEATAKTHVSRLLGKLDLRSRLQAAVLAQELGI; encoded by the coding sequence ATGACCATCCGGGTGGTGGTGGCCGAGGATCAGTGCGCGGTACGGGCGGGGCTGGTGCTCATCCTGCGCAGTGCGGGGGACGTCGAGGTCGTGGGCGAGGCCGGCGACGGGGAGGAGGCGGTGCGCCTCGCCCGGGAGCTGCGGCCGGATCTCGTCCTCATGGACGTGCAGATGCCCCGGCTCGACGGGGTGTCCGCGACGCGTCAGGTGGTGTCGGAGGGCCTGGCCGACGTCCTGGTGCTGACCACCTTCGACCTCGACGAGTACGTCTTCGGGGCGCTGCGGGCGGGGGCCGCGGGCTTCCTCCTGAAGAACGCGGACGCGGCCGAGCTGATCGCGGCGGTACGGACGGTCGCGCGCGGGGAGGGTCTGATCGCGCCGGCAGTGACACGGCGGCTGATCGCCGAGTTCGCGGCGCCCCGGCCGGCGCGGCCGGCCCCGGCGCCGGAGCGGGCCGCGGCGGTCGCCTCCCTCACCCCGCGGGAGCGGGAGGTGCTGAGCGCGCTGGGCGAGGGCCTGTCGAACGCGGAGATCGCCGTGCGCCTGGACATGGCGGAGGCGACGGCCAAGACGCACGTCAGCAGGCTGCTCGGCAAGCTGGATCTGCGCAGCAGACTCCAAGCGGCGGTGCTGGCTCAGGAGTTGGGGATATAG
- a CDS encoding glycoside hydrolase family 18 chitinase: MSQSAPRRRRTYGGSPLSTASPPRTRRTRFFRRVAAVVAALALPVTGLVVLAGPAQAAASATATYTKVSDWGSGFEGKWVVKNTGTTTLSSWTVEWDYPAGTSVTSAWDATVTGSGTHWTAKNVGWNGTLAPGATASFGFNGAGGGAPSGCKINGASCDGGTQPGDTPPTAPGTPTASNVADTSLTLTWTPATDDKGVKNYDVYRGSAKIATVTGTGYADSGLTKGTTYTYSVTARDTIDQTGPSSGSATVTTTGGVIPPDPGGKVKLGYFTNWGVYGRNYHVKNLVTSGTAGKITHINYAFGNVQGGRCTIGDSYADYDKAYTADQSVDGKADTWDQPLRGNFNQLRKLKAQYPNIKILWSFGGWTWSGGFGQAAANPAAFAQSCYDLVEDPRWADVFDGIDLDWEYPNACGLTCDTSGPAALKNVMQAMRAKFGTGNLVTAAISADGTSGGKLDAADYAGAAQYVDFYNVMTYDFFGTWAAQGPTAPHSPLTSYAGIPQEGFHSEAAISKLKGKGISGSKLNLGIGFYGRGWTGVTQATPGGTATGPAQGTYEPGNEDYKVLKNTCPATGTVAGTAYAKCGSNWWSYDTPATIAGKMSWAKQQGLRGAFYWEFSGDTANGELANAVHTGLQ; the protein is encoded by the coding sequence ATGTCGCAGTCGGCCCCACGGCGGCGACGGACCTACGGAGGATCACCCTTGAGCACAGCATCCCCACCCCGCACCCGGCGCACCCGGTTCTTCCGCCGAGTGGCGGCCGTCGTGGCCGCCCTCGCCCTGCCCGTCACCGGACTCGTCGTACTGGCCGGCCCGGCCCAGGCGGCCGCCTCCGCGACGGCCACGTACACCAAGGTCTCCGACTGGGGCTCCGGCTTCGAGGGCAAGTGGGTGGTGAAGAACACCGGCACCACCACCCTCAGCAGCTGGACCGTGGAGTGGGACTACCCGGCGGGCACCTCGGTCACCTCGGCCTGGGACGCCACCGTCACCGGCTCGGGCACCCACTGGACCGCGAAGAACGTCGGCTGGAACGGCACGCTCGCTCCCGGGGCGACCGCCAGCTTCGGCTTCAACGGCGCCGGCGGCGGCGCCCCGAGCGGCTGCAAGATCAACGGCGCCTCCTGCGACGGCGGCACCCAGCCCGGCGACACTCCCCCCACGGCTCCCGGCACCCCCACCGCGAGCAACGTCGCCGACACCTCGCTCACCCTGACCTGGACCCCGGCCACCGACGACAAGGGCGTCAAGAACTACGACGTCTACCGGGGCTCCGCCAAGATCGCCACCGTCACCGGGACCGGCTACGCGGACTCCGGCCTGACCAAGGGCACGACGTACACCTACAGCGTCACCGCCCGCGACACCATCGACCAGACGGGCCCCTCCTCCGGCTCCGCCACGGTCACCACCACCGGCGGGGTCATCCCCCCGGACCCGGGCGGCAAGGTCAAGCTCGGCTACTTCACCAACTGGGGCGTCTACGGCCGCAACTACCACGTGAAGAACCTGGTGACCTCCGGCACCGCGGGCAAGATCACCCACATCAACTACGCCTTCGGCAACGTCCAGGGCGGCCGCTGCACCATCGGTGACTCCTACGCCGACTACGACAAGGCCTACACCGCCGACCAGAGCGTCGACGGCAAGGCCGACACCTGGGACCAGCCGCTGCGCGGCAACTTCAACCAGCTGCGCAAGCTGAAGGCCCAGTACCCGAACATCAAGATCCTGTGGTCCTTCGGCGGCTGGACCTGGTCCGGCGGGTTCGGCCAGGCCGCGGCCAATCCGGCGGCCTTCGCCCAGTCCTGCTACGACCTGGTCGAGGACCCGCGCTGGGCCGATGTCTTCGACGGCATCGACCTGGACTGGGAGTACCCGAACGCCTGCGGCCTGACCTGCGACACCTCCGGCCCGGCCGCCCTGAAGAACGTGATGCAGGCGATGCGCGCCAAGTTCGGCACGGGCAACCTGGTCACCGCCGCCATCTCCGCCGACGGCACCAGCGGCGGCAAGCTGGATGCGGCCGACTACGCGGGCGCCGCCCAGTACGTCGACTTCTACAACGTGATGACCTACGACTTCTTCGGCACCTGGGCCGCCCAGGGCCCGACGGCCCCGCACTCGCCGCTGACCTCCTACGCGGGCATCCCGCAGGAGGGCTTCCACTCCGAGGCCGCGATCAGCAAGCTCAAGGGCAAGGGGATCAGCGGCAGCAAGCTGAACCTCGGCATCGGCTTCTACGGCCGCGGCTGGACCGGAGTCACCCAGGCCACCCCCGGCGGCACCGCCACCGGACCGGCCCAGGGCACCTACGAGCCCGGCAACGAGGACTACAAGGTCCTCAAGAACACCTGCCCGGCCACCGGCACCGTCGCCGGCACCGCCTACGCCAAGTGCGGCAGCAACTGGTGGAGCTACGACACCCCCGCCACCATCGCCGGGAAGATGAGCTGGGCCAAGCAGCAGGGCCTCAGGGGAGCCTTCTACTGGGAGTTCAGCGGCGACACCGCGAACGGTGAACTCGCGAACGCGGTCCACACCGGGCTCCAGTAA
- a CDS encoding DUF2550 domain-containing protein, which translates to MLLALLVSGLVVTLVVIGLFVFGLRRRLIQRSGGTFDCSMRWGVSEEPDISGKGWVYGVARYSGDRIEWFRVFSYSPRPRRLLERSSIEVVARRAPEGEEELALLSDAVVLGCVHRGTRLELAMSEDALTGFLAWLEAAPPGQRVNVA; encoded by the coding sequence ATGCTCCTCGCTCTGCTTGTGAGCGGCCTGGTCGTAACCCTGGTGGTGATCGGGCTGTTCGTGTTCGGACTGCGCCGCAGACTCATCCAGCGGTCCGGCGGCACCTTCGACTGCAGCATGCGCTGGGGCGTGTCGGAGGAGCCCGACATCTCCGGCAAGGGCTGGGTGTACGGGGTCGCCCGCTACAGCGGTGACCGGATCGAGTGGTTCCGGGTGTTCTCGTACTCCCCGCGGCCGCGCCGGCTGCTGGAGCGTTCCTCCATCGAGGTCGTCGCCCGCCGCGCCCCGGAGGGCGAGGAGGAGCTGGCCCTGCTCTCCGACGCCGTCGTGCTCGGCTGTGTCCACCGGGGGACGCGCCTGGAGCTGGCGATGAGCGAGGACGCGCTGACCGGATTCCTGGCGTGGCTGGAGGCGGCTCCTCCCGGCCAGCGGGTGAACGTGGCGTAG
- a CDS encoding F0F1 ATP synthase subunit epsilon, producing MAAELHVELVAADRNVWSGEATLVVARTTSGDIGVMPGHQPLLGVLESGPVTIRTSEGNTVVAAVHGGFISFADNKLSLLAEIAELADEIDVQRAERALERAKSEADAAAERRADVRLRAVTG from the coding sequence TTGGCTGCTGAGCTGCACGTCGAGCTGGTCGCGGCGGACCGCAATGTCTGGTCCGGCGAGGCCACCCTTGTTGTCGCCCGCACCACGTCCGGCGACATCGGCGTCATGCCCGGTCACCAGCCGCTTCTCGGTGTGCTGGAATCGGGCCCGGTGACCATCCGCACCAGCGAGGGCAACACTGTCGTCGCCGCGGTGCACGGCGGTTTCATCTCGTTCGCGGACAACAAGCTGTCCCTGCTGGCCGAGATCGCCGAGCTCGCGGACGAGATTGACGTCCAGCGTGCGGAGCGGGCACTGGAGCGCGCGAAGTCGGAGGCCGATGCGGCCGCCGAGCGTCGCGCTGATGTCCGGCTGCGCGCCGTAACGGGCTGA
- the atpD gene encoding F0F1 ATP synthase subunit beta, with protein sequence MTTTVETAAATGRVARVIGPVVDVEFPVDAMPEIYNALKVQVADPAEDGALKTLTLEVAQHLGDGLVRTISMQPTDGLVRQAPVTDTGEGITVPVGDFTKGKVFNTLGEVLNYPEENANVTERWPIHRKAPRFDELESKTEMFETGVKVIDLLTPYVKGGKIGLFGGAGVGKTVLIQEMIYRVANNHDGVSVFAGVGERTREGNDLIEEMADSGVIDKTALVFGQMDEPPGTRLRVALAGLTMAEYFRDVQKQDVLFFIDNIFRYTQAGSEVSTLLGRMPSAVGYQPNLADEMGLLQERITSTRGHSITSMQAIYVPADDLTDPAPATTFAHLDATTVLSRPISEKGIYPAVDPLDSTSRILDPRYIAADHYATAMRVKGILQKYKDLQDIIAILGIDELGEEDKLVVHRARRVERFLSQNTHVAKQFTGVDGSDVPLDESITAFNAICDGDYDHFPEQAFFLCGGIEDLKANAKELGVS encoded by the coding sequence ATGACGACCACTGTTGAGACGGCCGCCGCCACGGGCCGCGTCGCCCGGGTCATCGGCCCGGTCGTCGACGTGGAGTTCCCCGTCGACGCCATGCCCGAGATCTACAACGCGCTGAAGGTCCAGGTCGCCGACCCGGCCGAGGACGGCGCGCTGAAGACCCTGACCCTCGAGGTCGCGCAGCACCTGGGTGACGGCCTCGTCCGTACCATCTCGATGCAGCCGACCGACGGCCTGGTCCGCCAGGCCCCGGTGACCGACACGGGCGAGGGCATCACCGTCCCCGTCGGTGACTTCACCAAGGGCAAGGTCTTCAACACCCTCGGTGAGGTGCTGAACTACCCGGAGGAGAACGCCAACGTCACCGAGCGCTGGCCGATCCACCGCAAGGCCCCTCGCTTCGACGAGCTCGAGTCGAAGACCGAGATGTTCGAGACCGGCGTCAAGGTCATCGACCTTCTCACCCCGTACGTCAAGGGTGGAAAGATCGGTCTGTTCGGTGGTGCCGGTGTCGGCAAGACCGTTCTGATCCAGGAAATGATCTACCGCGTCGCCAACAACCACGACGGTGTGTCGGTGTTCGCGGGCGTCGGTGAGCGCACCCGTGAGGGCAACGACCTCATCGAGGAAATGGCCGACTCGGGCGTCATCGACAAGACGGCGCTTGTCTTCGGCCAGATGGACGAGCCCCCGGGCACCCGTCTGCGCGTCGCGCTTGCCGGTCTGACCATGGCGGAGTACTTCCGCGATGTGCAGAAGCAGGACGTGCTCTTCTTCATCGACAACATCTTCCGGTACACCCAGGCGGGTTCCGAGGTGTCGACCCTGCTCGGCCGTATGCCCTCCGCGGTGGGTTACCAGCCGAACCTGGCCGACGAGATGGGTCTCCTCCAGGAGCGCATCACCTCGACCCGTGGTCACTCGATCACCTCGATGCAGGCGATCTACGTCCCCGCGGACGACCTGACCGACCCGGCGCCGGCGACCACCTTCGCCCACCTCGACGCGACGACGGTTCTCTCCCGTCCGATCTCCGAGAAGGGCATCTACCCGGCCGTGGACCCGCTGGACTCGACGTCCCGCATCCTCGACCCGCGGTACATCGCGGCGGACCACTACGCCACGGCGATGCGCGTCAAGGGGATCCTGCAGAAGTACAAGGACCTCCAGGACATCATCGCGATCCTCGGTATCGACGAGCTGGGCGAGGAGGACAAGCTCGTTGTCCACCGTGCCCGTCGTGTCGAGCGCTTCCTGTCGCAGAACACCCACGTCGCCAAGCAGTTCACCGGCGTGGACGGTTCGGACGTTCCGCTCGACGAGTCGATCACCGCGTTCAACGCGATCTGCGACGGTGACTACGACCACTTCCCCGAGCAGGCGTTCTTCCTGTGCGGTGGCATCGAGGACCTGAAGGCCAACGCCAAGGAGCTGGGCGTCTCCTGA
- a CDS encoding F0F1 ATP synthase subunit gamma — protein sequence MGAQLRVYKRRIRAITATKKITKAMEMIAASRIVKAQRKVAASMPYATELTRAVTAVATGSNTKHALTTEVEAPTRAAIVLITSDRGLAGGYSSNAIKQAERLTERLRGEGKEVDTYIVGRKGLAYYGFRERKVVDSWTGFTDSPAYADAKRVAGPLIEAIQLETAEGGVDELHIVYTEFVSMMTQNPVDGRMLPLSLDQAQEETGAKGEILPLFDFEPSAEDVLDALLPRYVESRIYNALLQSAASEHAARRRAMKAATDNAGDLIKSLSRLANAARQAEITQEISEIVGGASAMADATAGSDK from the coding sequence ATGGGAGCGCAGCTCCGGGTCTACAAGCGTCGCATCCGTGCCATCACGGCGACCAAGAAGATCACCAAGGCGATGGAGATGATCGCCGCCTCGCGCATCGTCAAGGCGCAGCGCAAGGTGGCGGCATCGATGCCGTACGCGACCGAGCTCACCCGTGCGGTGACCGCGGTGGCGACCGGCTCGAACACCAAGCACGCCCTGACCACCGAGGTCGAGGCGCCGACCCGTGCCGCGATCGTGCTCATCACGAGCGACCGCGGTCTGGCCGGCGGCTACTCCTCGAATGCCATCAAGCAGGCGGAGCGGCTCACCGAGCGGCTGCGCGGCGAGGGCAAGGAGGTCGACACCTACATCGTCGGCCGTAAGGGTCTGGCCTACTACGGCTTCCGCGAGCGCAAGGTCGTGGATTCGTGGACCGGCTTCACCGACAGCCCGGCCTACGCCGACGCCAAGCGCGTCGCGGGGCCGCTGATCGAGGCCATCCAGCTGGAAACGGCCGAGGGTGGCGTCGACGAGCTGCACATCGTCTACACGGAATTCGTGTCGATGATGACGCAGAACCCGGTCGACGGCCGGATGCTGCCGCTCAGCCTCGATCAGGCTCAGGAGGAGACCGGTGCGAAGGGCGAGATCCTTCCGCTGTTCGACTTCGAGCCGTCGGCGGAGGACGTCCTCGACGCCCTGCTGCCGCGCTACGTCGAGAGCCGCATCTACAACGCACTGCTGCAGTCGGCCGCTTCCGAGCACGCCGCCCGCCGCCGCGCGATGAAGGCGGCGACCGACAACGCCGGAGACCTCATCAAGAGCCTCTCCCGGCTTGCCAACGCGGCCCGCCAGGCCGAAATCACCCAGGAAATCAGCGAGATCGTCGGTGGCGCGAGCGCCATGGCTGACGCGACCGCGGGGAGTGACAAGTAA